The genomic window agaaaatcagTTTATGACAAACCACTCACCTATTGTGCATGACGTAAATGAGTCGAGGAAGTGAGATATGTAGAGCAACGACGGCAAATCCTTTGTTCGGGTCTGAAGGAAAACACAGTTAGTATGTCCTGTTCTGCTGACAAAAAGTGGACATGTCTCACTCGAAACgcctctttcgctttctgcCGTCCCACTTCTTTCAGGACTTGATCCGCCGCTTGGACGGGCTCGGGATTCTTAAATCCTTCCAGCAGGCAAACGGCAGTCAAATCTAAAAGCCACAAACACGCGTCAAAAAAGGTAATAATTTCACCCCAACGATCTCGTGCCTCTCAAGGCCAATTCAAAATCTTTGAGCCGTTGAGCCGCCTTGGCACGACGTTGCAGCGCTTTGACATAGCGAGGATTCAATTTTAATGCTGGAggagagaagaacgacgtgacgtcacgacgcaAACAAATGCACCctgttcattttttttcacctTCGGTACAATTCTCCACAACTTGTCGTAGGCAATCCTtagtgaaagagaaaaaagcataagcgaatttcttcgattttttctacATTTCTTCACTCACTTCTTCATCGACTTCCTTTTTACTCtgataaaataaattaaaataaaaacaatacATTAGTCATACATAGGGATAGGATATGTACGTCCCTACCAATTGCTCGTAGGCGGCCGCTCGATTCTGATAAAATGCCGCTAtgtcctctttctcttcgcttgGGCAGATTTTCAATGCTTCCGTATAATGctcgatcgcttcgcgaaACTTTCCCGCCTTGAAGAATTTGTTTCCCTTGTTTTTCGAACCGCGTGCCGCTGCCAAGGGAGTCTGCGATGGTGCcacgtgaaaaaaattacatcAGAAACTGCGATCGACGCTACCTCTGCCGGCGagtcttcgtcgtttggCTTATCCGTTGTTCCGAGACTTATTGTGCTGCTTGTTAGGCCTGCGACGCTCGGCTGAGCGCTCTTCGCCGGTTTCTCAGCTTCGGTTCCCGACAGGGGGCTCTGCTGGAGTTTTGCATGCTTTCGGCGCCGATACCAGATGTAGACGCCGATGCAGACAGCTGCTGTtggaacggcgacgactaACGCTGTTTTCCATGACGGAAATCGTGATCCTTCAAGTTCGTCCGACATGCTTAGAGATATGCGGTTGCGTGTTCGCCTGCGCAATGGTACGCAACTCAcccttcaaaagaaaaatgtcTGAATACGTCTGCTATACGAATACAATACACGTGTAGTCAATCGGAGGAACCGCCATTACTTTTCAAGCGCCAAATAGGCCTCGCGAAGATCACGTGTAAATTTGGCGCGAAATTTTCCTCAGCCAACCAGAGATTCGTTGCCTAGGTAAAGTAAAGCATTCGCGCCTCTAAATCGGATATTGCATCACGATTACATCATCTTTCGTATAAAAGCCGCTGCACGTTGCGCACATCTTCAGTCTTGGCCAGGTGGGGGAAGTCGTGGGGCTGAACCCTGGAGATTCAAAgtcagacgacgatgaagtaGCGGTCAGTCAACGTCAAGAGTGCTCTATCAAATGGTGTTGTCGATCCTTACCGAAACTGTAAGGTGCAGTGGACGGGCGTCGCGCGAGTTCTTCTCGCGGCGCTAGGTCGACACTGGGATGGTCATATAAAGGTCGTGGACGGCTTGGATCGCGATGCCTGGCGTCTCGCGTTAATACCGAGTGAGCGTCAGGCAAAGGTCTGCTCACTTTcctgccaaagaaacgtgtggggggcccagtgtctcgtggcAGTTCCTCACTCGGCTTATGTGATCTATACCCGAAAGATGACCTGACCTCCCAGAACcgaacaaaaaaaatcaatcaatagaGCACGTTGGCTGACTGTTACCAAGTCGTCTTATGGCTTTTCTTCCTCAATCAACGTAGTCCCGGTTCCTGAAGATCAATTGATCCTCTCAACCGAAGGACGGGGTGCAACGGGTCGGGGAGGcggtgtgggagagccgtCTCCGATCCTAGGCCGCACCATTGTGGTTGAGCCGATGACGCCAAGACTCGCTCCTCTTTTTGGGCTACgaaagcgttcgaacctccgcgcggtgtagcctggatgGCGCTAATACGAACGCATCGAagaaaggtacgtacacgggCGAGCTGAACACATtttatcttctcttttttagattcttcttcgccgtaCAAGATGGCGCGACTGAAGACGAACGCCTCAAACTAAATAGATTGTAGTTTTGGCATGTGTTTAGCTTTTTGTAGATTGTGCATGCTAAAACTAAGCTTGATTTGCAAAAAACGCGGCCACGTGTTCGTGCCGTACGCCGCGGGCTTAACGTACGTTACCGCTAATAAATGGCGACCTCGTCGGAAACGCCGGAACAACCTCCGTCTCTGAAAGCAAGTCCACGCGCGTCTGTCAAAAGTTCCGCGAGACTAAATCGATGACGCTAGGACGCGCTCTCTCgcagaaagaaagaaacagcgCTGTTTTTACTCCGATTCGCGTGTCTCTTCTGCTCCATCGCATTCATCGTACCATTCATAGGGTAATTCGATCAATCCGACTTGGAAAAAGTCAACCAGTTcgttcattcattcattcatcgTCTTATTTTGGCAGAAACAATTGGTTCTACAGTCGAGCTCTTTTGCTTTACGCTGTCGTATCCGTCGTGCGATTATCTCAACGAGCCCCAGTACGAACTCTCATTTTGATACGTCTGTGTATATCTATATCTGTATCTTTGTAGGCGTTTGAATTCAGCAGGCAATATCTTCAGCAAATATTTCTCGAAGACAGTTTTCACTACCTGCTCTATTGCTTTGCGTTTCTCGGCaattttcctcttccttgtAAATCTTCACTAAAAACCGAACGTAGATGTATACTCATCCTTTGACGTTGTTTCTTAGTCACTGTACTTCCTATAAGTCTGTATTGTCTTCTGCACACGGCGAATTTTCTTAAGAGCATTCGAGAGAGCTTGCCATACACCTTGCAAACGTATGGATTGGCTTGGTTTGTTAGTAAAAAGATTGGTGAATTTCTTCCTTCATTTTAGCTTTTTGGTGAGACTGAGCACTGGATTAGATGGAGCGTCGATTAGCATCTTCCGCGTTATAGCCTTTACTGAAATAATTCTATTTCCTATCATCGTTGTAGCGAGAATAGGGTAAGAATCGATGCAATCCGGCATTTCATTCCAGTGACCGTATTCTTCTTTAGAGGGCTTGGATCCGTGTTCAACATCCTCCTCCACTACCAGTTTCTCACCCTGAGATATTTGTCCCGAAGAAATCCATACACAAAGTCAGAGAAATATGTCTTATGTTTCTAACCTTTATTTCATCGTCTTCCCATAGGGTTGCATTCAACGAATTGCGGCTCAAATTCGAAAGCATGGCCGCGCATCCATCGTGCCCCAGTATCGTCAGAAAAGCAATTACAAGAGGAATAGCATTCATTAGTAGACTATCGCCTGCAGTTGCCTATAGCACTCCAGAACGCCCCTAGCTAGCCAGCTACAT from Oscarella lobularis chromosome 1, ooOscLobu1.1, whole genome shotgun sequence includes these protein-coding regions:
- the LOC136198313 gene encoding transmembrane protein 33-like; translated protein: MATSSETPEQPPSLKDALSRRKKETALFLLRFACLFCSIAFIVPFIGNNWFYSRALLLYAVVSVVRLSQRAPAFEFSRQYLQQIFLEDSFHYLLYCFAFLGNFPLPFTVLPISLYCLLHTANFLKSIRESLPYTLQTFLVRLSTGLDGASISIFRVIAFTEIILFPIIVVARIGGLGSVFNILLHYQFLTLRYLSRRNPYTKVAFNELRLKFESMAAHPSCPSIVRKAITRGIAFISRLSPAVAYSTPERP